The following are encoded in a window of Saccharothrix longispora genomic DNA:
- a CDS encoding heavy-metal-associated domain-containing protein: protein MSVTSTYTVKGMTCGHCASSVTEELVDVEGVTGVDVALDSGAVTVTSTRELSRDEVAAAIREAGYKLV, encoded by the coding sequence ATGTCCGTCACCAGCACCTACACCGTCAAGGGCATGACCTGCGGGCACTGCGCCAGCTCCGTGACCGAGGAGTTGGTCGACGTCGAGGGCGTGACCGGCGTCGACGTGGCGCTCGACTCGGGCGCGGTCACCGTGACCAGCACCCGTGAGCTGTCGCGCGACGAGGTCGCGGCCGCGATCCGCGAGGCCGGGTACAAGCTCGTATGA
- a CDS encoding heavy metal translocating P-type ATPase, with protein sequence MTSTETRRHVELAITGMTCASCASRVERKLNKLDGVTASVNYATEKAGVDFPVGMAVADLVSTVEAAGYGASAPTRAPEGPVEDDHAAELRLRVGVAAFLGAPVVVLSMVPAWQFPAWQWFSLASASVVVWVCGWPFHRAAAVNARHGASTMDTLVSMGVVVAYLWSVYALVLGEAGELGMRHGFSLVPRPSTTGDVYLEVAVGVTVFLLLGRWLEARAKRRAGAALAALLALGAKDVAVLDEDGRETRVGVDALRTGTRFAVRPGERIATDGVVVEGSSAVDRSAVTGESAPEEVGVGDRVVGGTVNAGGRLVVRATSVGADTQLARMGKLVEQAQSGKADVQRLADRVSGVFVPVVLGIAALTLAGWLLAGRPLEFAVTAAVAVLVIACPCALGLATPTALLVGTGRGAQLGILVKGPEVLESTRRVDTVVLDKTGTVTTGRPTLVDVLPAEGVTRAELLRAAGAVEHPSEHPVAAAVVRGAGAEVGELPAVEDFASTPGVGVTAVLDGRRVTASRPGHAGLPEDLAAAAAEAERGGRTVVAVTADGRPLGLLTVADEVKPTSARAVRELRALGLTPILLTGDNEVVARAVAAEVGVDEVVAGVLPAGKVAVVERLQAEGRVVAVVGDGVNDAPALAKADLGLAVGTGADAAIEAGDLTLVRGDLLVAVDAIRLSRRTLRTIKGNLFWAFAYNVAGLPLAALGLLNPMLAGAAMAFSSVFVVTNSLRLRGFRGIAG encoded by the coding sequence ATGACCAGCACGGAGACCAGGCGGCACGTCGAGCTCGCGATCACGGGCATGACGTGCGCGTCCTGCGCGAGCCGCGTCGAGCGCAAGCTGAACAAGCTCGACGGGGTCACCGCGTCGGTGAACTACGCGACCGAGAAGGCGGGTGTCGACTTCCCGGTCGGCATGGCGGTCGCGGACCTGGTCTCCACCGTCGAGGCGGCCGGGTACGGGGCGTCCGCGCCCACCCGGGCGCCCGAGGGGCCCGTCGAGGACGACCACGCCGCCGAGCTGCGCCTGCGGGTCGGCGTCGCGGCGTTCCTCGGCGCGCCGGTGGTCGTGCTGTCGATGGTCCCGGCCTGGCAGTTCCCGGCCTGGCAGTGGTTCTCGCTCGCGTCGGCGAGCGTGGTCGTGTGGGTGTGCGGGTGGCCGTTCCACCGGGCCGCCGCGGTCAACGCCCGGCACGGCGCGAGCACCATGGACACCCTGGTGTCGATGGGCGTGGTCGTGGCCTACCTGTGGTCGGTCTACGCCCTGGTGCTCGGCGAGGCGGGCGAGCTGGGGATGCGGCACGGGTTCAGCCTCGTGCCGCGGCCGTCGACGACCGGTGACGTCTACCTGGAGGTCGCGGTCGGCGTCACGGTGTTCCTGCTGCTCGGCCGGTGGCTGGAGGCCCGTGCGAAGCGCCGGGCGGGCGCGGCGCTCGCGGCGCTGCTCGCGCTGGGCGCCAAGGACGTGGCCGTGCTGGACGAGGACGGCCGGGAGACCCGCGTCGGGGTGGACGCCCTGCGGACGGGCACGCGCTTCGCCGTGCGGCCCGGTGAGCGGATCGCGACCGACGGCGTGGTGGTCGAGGGCTCGTCGGCGGTGGACCGGTCCGCGGTCACCGGCGAGTCGGCGCCCGAGGAGGTCGGGGTCGGCGACCGGGTGGTCGGCGGCACGGTCAACGCGGGCGGCAGGCTCGTCGTGCGGGCCACGAGCGTCGGCGCGGACACGCAGCTGGCGCGGATGGGGAAGCTGGTCGAGCAGGCGCAGTCGGGCAAAGCGGACGTGCAGCGGCTCGCGGACCGCGTCTCCGGCGTCTTCGTGCCGGTGGTGCTGGGCATCGCGGCGCTGACGCTCGCGGGCTGGCTGCTGGCGGGTCGCCCGCTGGAGTTCGCGGTGACGGCGGCGGTCGCGGTGCTGGTGATCGCGTGCCCGTGCGCCCTGGGCCTGGCCACGCCGACGGCGCTGCTGGTCGGCACGGGCCGGGGCGCGCAGCTCGGCATCCTGGTGAAGGGCCCGGAGGTGCTGGAGTCGACGCGCCGGGTGGACACGGTGGTGCTGGACAAGACGGGCACGGTCACGACGGGTCGGCCGACCCTGGTGGACGTGCTGCCGGCGGAGGGCGTGACGCGCGCCGAGCTGCTGCGCGCGGCGGGCGCGGTCGAGCACCCGTCGGAGCACCCGGTGGCGGCGGCGGTGGTGCGCGGCGCGGGTGCCGAGGTGGGCGAGCTGCCCGCCGTGGAGGACTTCGCGAGCACGCCGGGCGTCGGCGTGACCGCGGTGCTGGACGGCCGCCGGGTGACCGCGTCGCGCCCCGGCCACGCCGGGTTGCCCGAGGACCTGGCGGCCGCGGCCGCGGAGGCGGAACGGGGTGGTCGCACGGTCGTCGCCGTCACGGCCGACGGCCGGCCGCTGGGCCTGCTGACCGTGGCGGACGAGGTGAAGCCGACCAGCGCGCGGGCCGTGCGCGAGCTGCGGGCGCTGGGGCTGACGCCGATCCTGCTCACCGGCGACAACGAGGTGGTCGCCCGCGCGGTGGCCGCCGAGGTGGGCGTGGACGAGGTCGTCGCCGGGGTGCTGCCCGCCGGGAAGGTCGCCGTGGTGGAGCGGTTGCAGGCCGAGGGCCGCGTGGTGGCGGTGGTCGGCGACGGCGTCAACGACGCCCCCGCGCTGGCGAAGGCGGACCTGGGGCTGGCCGTGGGCACCGGCGCGGACGCGGCGATCGAGGCGGGGGACCTGACGCTGGTGCGCGGCGACCTGCTGGTGGCGGTCGACGCGATCCGGCTGTCCCGCCGCACGCTGCGCACGATCAAGGGCAACCTGTTCTGGGCGTTCGCCTACAACGTGGCGGGGCTGCCGCTGGCCGCGCTGGGTCTGCTCAACCCCATGCTGGCGGGTGCGGCGATGGCGTTCTCCAGCGTCTTCGTGGTGACCAACAGCCTGCGGCTGCGCGGCTTCCGCGGGATCGCGGGCTGA
- a CDS encoding cold-shock protein → MALGTVKWFNSEKGFGFIAQENGGPDVFVHYSEIQGQGFRTLDENQRVEFEIGQGTKGPQAQNVRKV, encoded by the coding sequence ATGGCACTGGGCACTGTCAAGTGGTTCAACTCCGAGAAGGGCTTCGGCTTCATCGCCCAGGAGAACGGCGGGCCGGACGTCTTCGTGCACTACTCGGAGATCCAGGGCCAGGGGTTCCGCACCCTGGACGAGAACCAGCGGGTCGAGTTCGAGATCGGGCAGGGCACCAAGGGTCCGCAGGCCCAGAACGTGCGCAAGGTCTGA
- a CDS encoding glutamate ABC transporter substrate-binding protein, translating into MLLRRLLPATAVVAALFSSAACGGADDGTLEGRADDGNLTIGIRFDQPGLAQRRLDGKFVGFDVDVAKYVAAQLGVEEKGITWKEARSADREKLITEGAVDFVVATYSITDKRKEQVAFAGPYFQTGQGLLVRFGDTEITDPAHLDGKRLCSVTGSTSAQKVKDQFANDVELVEYGQYSDCVTALLAAKVDAVTTDEVILAGYVAENPELLKLVGEPFTTERYGVGLRKEDGKGRADVNAALEKMVSTGEWRAALERNIGQADVELPEPPEVTEK; encoded by the coding sequence ATGCTGTTGCGACGACTGCTGCCCGCGACCGCCGTGGTGGCGGCCCTGTTCTCCAGCGCCGCGTGCGGCGGCGCCGACGACGGCACGCTGGAGGGCAGGGCGGACGACGGCAACCTCACCATCGGCATCCGCTTCGACCAGCCCGGCCTGGCCCAGCGCAGGCTCGACGGCAAGTTCGTCGGCTTCGACGTGGACGTCGCCAAGTACGTGGCGGCGCAGCTCGGCGTCGAGGAGAAGGGCATCACCTGGAAGGAGGCCCGCTCCGCCGACCGCGAGAAGCTGATCACCGAGGGGGCCGTCGACTTCGTCGTCGCCACCTACTCGATCACCGACAAGCGCAAGGAGCAGGTCGCCTTCGCGGGCCCGTACTTCCAGACCGGGCAGGGCCTGCTGGTGCGGTTCGGCGACACCGAGATCACCGACCCGGCGCACCTCGACGGGAAGCGCCTGTGCTCGGTGACCGGCTCGACGTCCGCGCAGAAGGTCAAGGACCAGTTCGCGAACGACGTGGAGCTGGTGGAGTACGGCCAGTACTCCGACTGCGTCACCGCGCTGCTGGCGGCCAAGGTCGACGCGGTCACCACCGACGAGGTGATCCTCGCCGGGTACGTGGCGGAGAACCCCGAGCTGCTCAAGCTCGTCGGCGAGCCGTTCACCACCGAGCGGTACGGCGTCGGCCTGCGCAAGGAGGACGGCAAGGGCCGGGCGGACGTCAACGCCGCGCTGGAGAAGATGGTGAGCACCGGCGAGTGGCGCGCCGCCCTGGAGCGCAACATCGGCCAGGCCGACGTCGAGCTGCCCGAACCGCCCGAGGTGACGGAGAAGTAG